Proteins encoded together in one Quercus lobata isolate SW786 chromosome 3, ValleyOak3.0 Primary Assembly, whole genome shotgun sequence window:
- the LOC115979760 gene encoding bidirectional sugar transporter SWEET16-like isoform X1 codes for MACLSFIIGIIGNITAILLYASPIKTFWWVVKKRSTESYNGIPYICTLLNTCLWTFYGLLKPGGLLLVTVNGVGTILQIIFVTLFLIFAPKDKKIKTVYMVVVLNVAFPLLVIAITHLVIHGASKKLTFVGIISAGISIAMYAAPLSSMKTVIKTKSVEYMPFSLSFCVFLNACVWGIYSMLIKDIFVGVPNVLGFLLGSVQLILYSFYKSKMLEKSTNVIIEEGPTQIVKGVIEIRVNDEVVNPWNEQTKAAC; via the exons ATGGCTTGCTTGAGCTTCATCATTGGCATTATTG GCAATATAACTGCTATACTGCTTTATGCTTCTCCAAT aAAGACTTTTTGGTGGGTTGTGAAGAAGAGATCGACTGAGAGTTACAATGGAATTCCATATATCTGTACACTATTGAACACATGTTTGTGGACTTTCTATGGACTTCTTAAACCAGGTGGATTGCTTCTTGTAACAGTCAATGGCGTAGGAACCATTTTACAGATTATCTTTGTGACTCTTTTTCTCATCTTTGCTCCTAAGGATAAGAAG ATTAAGACAGTATATATGGTGGTCGTCTTAAATGTCGCTTTTCCTTTGTTGGTAATTGCAATAACGCATCTAGTAATCCATGGTGCAAGCAAGAAACTTACCTTTGTCGGAATTATAAGTGCTGGAATAAGCATTGCCATGTATGCAGCACCTCTATCATCCATG AAAACAGTGATAAAGACTAAGAGCGTAGAGTATATGCCGTTTTCGCTTTCATTTTGCGTATTTCTCAATGCTTGTGTCTGGGGCATTTATTCCATGCTCATCAAGGACATCTTTGTCGGG GTGCCAAATGTATTAGGCTTTCTGTTGGGCTCAGTCCAGTTAATCCTCTACTCATTCTACAAGTCAAAGATGTTAGAAAAATCAACAAATGTGATAATAGAAGAAGGCCCTACCCAAATTGTCAAAGGAGTCATTGAGATACGAGTGAATGATGAAGTGGTCAATCCATGGAATGAGCAAACCAAAGCAGCATGTTAA
- the LOC115979760 gene encoding bidirectional sugar transporter SWEET16-like isoform X2: protein MACLSFIIGIIGNITAILLYASPIKTFWWVVKKRSTESYNGIPYICTLLNTCLWTFYGLLKPGGLLLVTVNGVGTILQIIFVTLFLIFAPKDKKKTVIKTKSVEYMPFSLSFCVFLNACVWGIYSMLIKDIFVGVPNVLGFLLGSVQLILYSFYKSKMLEKSTNVIIEEGPTQIVKGVIEIRVNDEVVNPWNEQTKAAC, encoded by the exons ATGGCTTGCTTGAGCTTCATCATTGGCATTATTG GCAATATAACTGCTATACTGCTTTATGCTTCTCCAAT aAAGACTTTTTGGTGGGTTGTGAAGAAGAGATCGACTGAGAGTTACAATGGAATTCCATATATCTGTACACTATTGAACACATGTTTGTGGACTTTCTATGGACTTCTTAAACCAGGTGGATTGCTTCTTGTAACAGTCAATGGCGTAGGAACCATTTTACAGATTATCTTTGTGACTCTTTTTCTCATCTTTGCTCCTAAGGATAAGAAG AAAACAGTGATAAAGACTAAGAGCGTAGAGTATATGCCGTTTTCGCTTTCATTTTGCGTATTTCTCAATGCTTGTGTCTGGGGCATTTATTCCATGCTCATCAAGGACATCTTTGTCGGG GTGCCAAATGTATTAGGCTTTCTGTTGGGCTCAGTCCAGTTAATCCTCTACTCATTCTACAAGTCAAAGATGTTAGAAAAATCAACAAATGTGATAATAGAAGAAGGCCCTACCCAAATTGTCAAAGGAGTCATTGAGATACGAGTGAATGATGAAGTGGTCAATCCATGGAATGAGCAAACCAAAGCAGCATGTTAA